The Leishmania donovani BPK282A1 complete genome, chromosome 23 genome contains a region encoding:
- a CDS encoding hydrophilic acylated surface protein a, which produces MAIHRKMTAVALRRMTMRTT; this is translated from the coding sequence ATGGCCATACACAGAAAAatgacggcggtggccctAAGGAGGATGACCATGCGCACAACG